DNA from Gracilinanus agilis isolate LMUSP501 chromosome 3, AgileGrace, whole genome shotgun sequence:
GCAGCAAAGCTCGCTGCTCCTAAAGGaccaaaattaattttaactttgtcAACTAGTAACTACTCaaatttatctctttcttataatgaacaggaagtggaaaaatggaagcaagagtttaaagcaaaacagatcaatGGGGTATGGGTGTCATTTGAAGGAAAACCCCTACTTCCTAGAAgttttatcaccaaatatgcttatccattcataaaaatggtcacttGGGCACCCAGGgtattgtagactctgttaaaagagtatggataacaccaatgcaatgatctacaatttggaaataggtcttgatcaatgacacatgttaaaaccagtggaaatgcacattgaccaggggtgaaggggaaagtaggagcatgaatcatgtaaccatgttaacttttctaaaaaattaatattaataaatgtttaaaaaaaaggaaaaaaaagagtatggatagcccctggtataactaccatagcctctaaagtgtgtgcagcctgcCCCACCAACCAAGCCTATAATCAGCATGCCTTTCagggcaaagcttttggtgggcgtcctctggcttacataccttttgaatacctacaaattgattttatcactatgccaaaggctggacagtataaattttgtctagtcatagtggatcagctGACCAGATGTCTGGAAGCATTTCCTAGCACCTGAGcaacagtggcttttgttgccaaggtgctcttAAAAGGGATTATTCCTTGCTCTGGTCGGCCAGCAcaaattgattcagacaggggaactcattttactgatttggCTTTGtctcaaatttattcttttttggatattactcccaaattccatgtaccatatcatccccagagctcaggccaagttgaaagaatgaatagagatcttaaaatTGTGATTGAAAAACTGTGCACTGAGACTCACTTAAAATGGCCTGAAgttctccctctagctctcttTTACCTTcaaagcaggcccaggggagatctacacatctcaccatttgagatgctttttgaaCGTCCCCCTATaaaagcctttttctcctgcatacgCATCATTACTAGGTGGTGACACTTGTATTGCTTCATATATACAGGACTTACAGatcaaattgtgagaactccatgaatGTGGAGCTGCTgtacaagcaggacctatagacttCTTCCATGACCTATGCCCAGGAGATAAGatatacataaagaacttccagcacactGGGGAAGCTCAGCCTGCCTAGGAAGGTCTTTTCCAAGTCCTGTTAACaactccaacagctatcaaaattggagaaaaggactcttggattcattgctcatatgtaaaatgggtattTTCTATAGATACTGATTGACTATATCCTGTAatgcaatttatatatatatatatgtgtatatatatatatatgcatatatgtattaacTTCTCCTATGATTCGACTAGAGATATAATTCCATAGACAAGTTGAATACTGTTTTGGCTGACACATTGTTATGGAATGGGAgctatgaattttttattttttaaaatcttattattgttttttcccttttatgcaaaaggataagtttaaaatatccattagccctaatatcaatgcatatcccaaagctttagactatagaaacctgctATTAATTGTTAAGTGTTATGGGACTTTGAATAATAattatgtctgatttcagaagaaggaattACAAAAGACTTGTTGTACAGTGCTGAGAAGCACAagatcaaggagaccaaccaatcccaatgggattgatgagaatctgtgccAGGACAGGGAacttgttttgaggtttgagGAAGTGGCTATTTGACAGCATCAGACGCAGGATTTCCCTGTACCAGATTTCTGATAAGTACCTCAGTTTGGTCGCCATTTTgactcccctctccctgagagtgaaggtaaaatcagaccataTAAATCTGGGAGATACCAACATGTTTGTTTCCCAATAGAATCATAAGGGGGATTGTGTAGATAAAATCCAACTCCCCAGGCTCGTCCTCCCGAAGCTCCTCCTACCTCACATCCCATTTTGTGTGCGTACATTGAGGGACACAGTGTGATCTCTCTGGGGGTTGACACTTCAGGGGAACAAGATTGGGAGTGGAAGCACTAGTGCCTGCTGTGCACTTGAGGGATTTTGCAGGTTTAAACAGCTTGGTGGgctttgaatttcagtttccttatttggctTAGGGTAATTTACCTAGGAGATatcctctgtctccttcctacatttccctccttttactttatctccattttgattaaaaacttaattgttaagcACTACTATCAGACTCatgacttgagagttaattttatagacaGCAAgcacaatctttaaaaaaattactattaaatttaatattttactttcattattacatgtgtatatgtatatgtatatcttttttaaaaatccttaccttctgccgtagtatcaattttaagacagaaggacaagggctaggctagacttgttcagggtcacacagctaggaaatgtctgaggtcacatttgaccccaggtcctccaaactccaggcctggctctctatccattgtgccacctagctgctactcACACCAGGAGAttcccataccaatgaaatcccaagtTAGACCCCAAATGAAAAGCAATGTCTGCACATATTTCATTGGAGAATTAGCAGGTGCtgattataatttcccctttaatttttatttatcttattacTATGGAAATCCAAAACAAACAGTTTCAAGTTACAGCCATTGCTTGTCCAgtcttttttgaatattttgccTTCATTCATGTTTCCCATAGTAATGTGAATTGCTTAATCCAGACAATGTAGCCTTCTCTTTTATCTTTACGTTAGAATCCATGACCCTTGTAATATCTGGCTCGAGCCAAGACATCATTGCAAAAGTCACAGCTAAAGTCTTGATTGCTTCTGACATATCCTGGCCCTTCACTGTAGGCACAGAGTCcacctaaaaaaacaaaaataatctagTATAGGACAAGGCACTATTTAGTAGGTCATTATTTCAGTCTTATGAAGAGAACTCTAGTCAGTTTCCAAAGTCACCTGGACGCCATGAAGTGGCTTAGCTATTGGGATAATCTGGCTTATGTGATACTAAATTTGTTGTTAATTATTCTATTGTTcttatttcactatttcctttttgtctttgtgtgtcTCTTGCttgaaatgcttattgattgatcaaaTCAATTCTTCaaagatctctgatttcattaaTGCCAACATTCCCTCTACCTACACAATTCATACCTTCTATCCCTTAGTAGACAGTTTTAAAgagttttccttccttcttttctatctcccttcctccctcccttccttcctctctccccctccattcTCCCGttccccctttctccttctgtcttagaatcagcattAAGTAtgggtttcaagacagaagaatggtaaggactaggcaattgggaagacacttgcccaggttcacatagctaggaagtgtctgaggcctgatctgagacctcccatctctaggcttggctctctctccactgagccacctagctgcctctaaaattcttattgattgattgatcaaatTAATTCTTCAAAGATCTTTAATTTCATCAATGCCACTACTCCCTCTACTCATACAATTTATATCATTACCACCCCTATTCCTTAGTAGACCTGAGTTTCTGTGACCAAAAGCTTTGGCTGCCCATCTTCTGTGGCAAAGCTTTTCTGAACTTAGGCTGGATCCTGGATGATAGACCATTGCTGGAATGGCATTGAAAGCCTTTCCGGTTTTGTAGGCCTGTCTAGGACGCTACATAGCAAAACTCTCATGAATGCAGGGTGACCTTCACATGATGATAGGATGTTCTATCATGGGATGAAGCAATGAAATTACATGTACCTCTCAGATACTGGTCAGCAGAAATTGTTGGGTATCTTCTCTGAATTTCCTTGATTCTCGTAGTCAGAATTTCTGAAACCTGACCAGCCCGTGTTTCACTAGTCCAATATGTAGGAATTTGCTGGATAACACCAGGCTAGAAAAAAGGTAACAGAAAGATGCTCGGTAATTGGGTTTCATGACTATGATGCTGTCACCTTTGCTTTTCTTGTTCTTGTCCTTGTGTTCAGCACTCTCCTACTACTTCTAAtctgaaaaagggaaaagattgaAGTGGTAGAGGCTGAAGTCATTTAAATtgctagcccttgctgcttttttgtcttagaattaatactaaaacagaaggtaaggatctgaaaggaagaaagaaccaaagaaatatgggaaggaagggagggagaaagggagggagggagaaaggaagagaggaagggaggaaaaaaggaaggaagctcTATGATTGATATGAAGGAGGAGAGTACTAGCAGTAGGAAAAAAGAGAGGTAGAGCTGaaagccaaggaaggaaagaaggaaagaaactaatatttattttgtacctaTGATGTGCCAGTTACTGTGCTTTACCCTTAGCTTTACAGAtgctattttatttgatcttctcaataattctggaaagtaagttctattattttcttcattttgcatttgaggaaactgaggcatgtagaggttaaatgactgcctggggtcacacaactgcCAAGTGTTTGAGgctcgatttgaactcaggtcttcctgactccaggcccagtcctTAATCCATAGTGCCTTCTGGCTGCTTCTAGAAAGTCCAAAATTAATACAATCATAAAAATAtgacttcttgttgttgtttattgGTACAAGGGAACATAGCTGAAAAATTGCTTTTCATTCACAATTATAATTCTTTTCAAAGGATTTAAAGAATGAACTTACtactaagatttctttttttttttttggttttttattttaaactcttaccttctgtcttagtatcacttctaagacagaagaacagcaagggctaggcaattggaggttaagtgacttgcccagggtcacacagctaggaagtgtctgaggccagatttgaacccaagacctcctgcttccaggcctggctctctgtcctctgtgctacctagctgccctgctttCTTATAATCTGTTGTCACTGACAATTggtggaaaaagaagaggagtaggaagaagagtaggaagaaaaagagagagaagcaaaattaGAAGAGGAAAGAACGCATCAATATTTATTCCTAAAAATGTTGGCAAGTCTGGGGAAAAGCTTGATTCTTATCTAACTTTACCTAGTCAGGCCCATTCATTATAAGAATATCCTGACACTCATCAATTGTATTAAATTCTACAAGGCACCTTGGGAGCAATTGCAAGGAAGTCATTCAAAAAGTTCAGGGGCCATTTGTGGAAAGATAGATGATACACTTCTTTTTTAAGTAGAGCAGATTTATAATTTCATCATTTGAGAAGCACCCAGGATGGAATCTCTCTCCACTCATGCTAACTagcaatttttcttaatttagaaTCTTAAAGAGTTGCGTAGGGGCACTAAGAGACCAAATAAAGTGTCCATGGTCATGCGGCTAAGATACTTAAGAAGCAAGATgtgatctcaggtcttcttggctccaatgTCAGCTGTACTCACTGCCTCTTTTGTGATATAGATTCAAGAAATTATAGCAACTGTACaaaattttctcaattttaatctaattttatgttaaagtacCAAACTTTCTCAATTCTCATTTCCCTTATACAATGAGAGCCCaaggagatattttattttattattattttttttataatcttgacgtatcttagaatcaatactaagtattggctccaaggtagaagagcagtaagggtcatgcagtagaggttaagtgacttggccagggtgccccaggtaggaaatatctgaggctatatttgaacccaggacctcacatctccaggtctggctctctatccactgagccatctagctgtcccttttttaattttgaaaaaccttttcttttcttttcttttcttttctttttttttgtcaccttTCAGTTTAGTCAACTTGTCCTGTACTTTTGTTATCAACCCTCccatcttccttatttctctatTACTATCAAGGGTGTTCACAAACTTGGTCCCATCCTTGTCTCTTCACTTATACTCTCTCCACATATTTAATCTTTCATTGAATTTGTTATTTCTATCTTCATAACATCTTTCAAGTTGACAAAGTGAACTTCTTAAAGTTTAAGGCTAGGGGGTCAGCGAAGTGGCtcggtggactgagagccaggcctggagatgaaaggtcctggttcaaatctggtctcagatatttcctagccatgtgaccctggacaagtcacttagccccagttgcctagtccttactattcttctgccttggaaccaatactcagtattgattctacaaagCAAGCTGCTATAAATACAACTGCCCTGTCATCACTCCCTCTTAAATTGTGTCTACCCTTAGACTCAGTACTACCATTGTTGGGGCTATTTCCCAAGGAGACCagggaaaaagcaaaagaatgttTGTGTTCCAAAGCATTTATAGCAACTTGCTTTGTAgcggcaaagaactagaaattcagaggatgcctatcaattgggaaatggctaaacaagttgtggtatatgatggtgatagaatactactgcaccataagaaatgatgaacaggttaatttttttaaagatagaaagatttacatgagatccgaagagtgaaacaagcaggaccatttaatttgaaaagaaatcaGTGAAGGGCAGCaaggtatcacagtggatagagcaccaggtctggagttgggagcacctgggttcaaatccagtctcagatacttgttagctgtgtgatgctgggcaagtcacttaatcctaaattgcctagcccatatcactcttctgccttagaactcatatttagtatcgattctaagacaaaaggtaagggttaaaaacaaaaagaaaagaaatctatatATGAGGCTTCTAAATGAAGCAGTAACATAGTTGGGGACTTTCCTCTATCTAGAGTTACATGGAAatagttgtatttttatttttatttttttattttattttattttttttaaacccttgtacttcggtgcattgtctcataggtggaagattggtaagggtgggcaatgggggtcaagtgacttgcccagggtcacacagctgggaagtggctgaggccggatttgaaccttgtatttttattttaatgggtATGCATAAATGTAGTAAATTGTAGTTTTACAACAAAGTAAATTATAATTACAATGTAAGAATGGAATAAATAGTACTCTGTAGTTAAAAGATACAGGTTTTCATTGACTCCCATCCTTATTAGCAGCATAACTATAGTCAAATCATTCTTTAAACCTCAGTAACTTTAACTGTAAAACAGGGAGAATAATTCTTACACCATTGTCCTCACAGAGTTTTGAGGAAAGtgatttataaaccttaaattaTGTCAgtgagtagtagtagtagtagtagtagtagtagtagtagtagtagtagtagtagtagtagtagtagtagtaaagtaCCTGCACCGAACCAATTCCACTGGCTACGTTTCCCCCACTGACAAGGACGTTGCCTCCATATGACTCCCGAGACATGATACCGGCAATCACAGCAGGATCCAAACAGTATTTTCGGCCAACTAGCCTCAGTGTGGGTTGATATCTCTGCACGTATGGCAAGTCCATTTCAGCCAGCCTTTCAGAAGCACGAACTCCTAAAGCAAATGGGAAAGGAAG
Protein-coding regions in this window:
- the LYG1 gene encoding lysozyme g-like protein 1, with amino-acid sequence MLLSGLLLGLAALICPTESGNWGCYGNIRNINTPGASCLIARRRGLNFCGVRASERLAEMDLPYVQRYQPTLRLVGRKYCLDPAVIAGIMSRESYGGNVLVSGGNVASGIGSVQPGVIQQIPTYWTSETRAGQVSEILTTRIKEIQRRYPTISADQYLRGGLCAYSEGPGYVRSNQDFSCDFCNDVLARARYYKGHGF